Proteins from one Sabethes cyaneus chromosome 2, idSabCyanKW18_F2, whole genome shotgun sequence genomic window:
- the LOC128738937 gene encoding putative serine protease K12H4.7 — translation MFKMFVKGWLLLSVFLIIAVYNPVKCIRRFWRGKHFSVDTTSLRHESSFQGFSHNDVQTLWFEQLLDHNDPTNSATWQQRYYVNDKYFNATSGNAPVFLMIGGEGEATARWMTEGAWIHYAEEHGALCFQLEHRFYGKSHPTEDLATENLAFLTSEQALADLAYFIEAMNGKFQLTPQNLWIAFGGSYPGSLAAWLREKYPHLVHGAVSSSGPLLAKIDFSEYFQVVVDSLGRYSKQCVEDVKSAMSQVELMLKHMIGQRSLTEKFVLCDPVEKSITNPLDITSLFEAIASNFAGVVQYNKDNSPHAKITIDQVCDVMTNQTVGVPVSRLAKVNEMILKQDGEKCLEYVYDSQVKQMQNISWKAEVSNGARQWTYQTCNEFGFYQTSEQPESVFGNRFPVEFFVRQCTDIYGQKFNAQTLNRAVYRTNTNYGALNPATTNVLYVHGSIDPWHRLGLIESNDIHTPTIFIDGTAHCANMYEPKEDDFPQLKAARVQINSFIGNLLQVSSR, via the exons atgtttaaaatgttcgtgaaaggGTGGCTACTATTGAGTGTATTCCTCATAATTGCGGTGTATAATCCAGTTAAGTGCATCAGGCGGTTTTGGAGAGGCAAGCATTTTTCGGTCGATACTACTTCCTTGCGGCATGAATCGTCATTCCAAGGTTTCTCCCATAACGATGTTCAAACGCTTTGGTTCGAACAGCTTTTGGATCACAACGATCCTACCAATTCGGCTACTTGGCAGCAGCGGTATTACGTGAATGATAAGTATTTCAATGCAACAAGTGGTAATGCACCGGTATTTTTAATGATCGGAGGCGAGGGAGAGGCTACTGCCCGTTGGATGACTGAAGGGGCCTGGATTCATTATGCCGAAGAGCATGGGGCGTTGTGCTTTCAGCTTGAACATAGATTTTACGGTAAAAGTCATCCGACCGAAGATCTAGCAACGGAAAATTTGGCTTTTCTTACATCCGAACAAGCACTGGCTGATTTGGCTTACTTCATAGAAGCTATGAACGGAAAATTTCAGCTGACACCGCAAAATTTGTGGATTGCTTTTGGTGGTTCCTATCCGGGATCTTTGGCTGCTTGGTTGAGAGAAAAATATCCTCACTTGGTACATGGCGCGGTCAGTAGCAGTGGACCTCTGTTGGCGAAAATAGATTTCAGTGAGTACTTCCAAGTGGTGGTGGACTCCCTGGGACGCTACTCAAAGCAGTGCGTTGAGGATGTTAAAAGCGCCATGAGTCAGGTTGAGCTTATGCTGAAACATATGATTGGTCAGAGGAGCCTTACCGAAAAGTTTGTTCTTTGTGATCCGGTTGAGAAATCCATAACCAATCCGCTTGATATTACAAGTCTATTTGAAGCGATTGCTTCCAACTTTGCCGGTGTGGTGCAGTATAACAAGGATAACAGTCCTCACGCTAAGATTACTATCGATCAGGTGTGTGACGTGATGACCAACCAAACCGTTGGGGTTCCTGTTTCACGGTTGGCTAAAGTAAATGAAATGATTCTGAAGCAAGACGGTGAGAAGTGCTTGGAATACGTGTACGATAGCCAAGTGAAGCAGATGCAAAATATTTCCTGGAAGGCGGAAGTTTCGAATGGAG CTCGTCAGTGGACCTATCAAACTTGCAATGAATTCGGATTCTATCAAACATCTGAGCAGCCGGAGTCTGTATTCGGGAACAGATTTCCAGTGGAATTCTTTGTGCGTCAATGCACAGATATCTATGGACAAAAGTTTAACGCCCAAACGTTGAACCGGGCTGTGTATAGAACCAACACAAACTACGGAGCTCTCAATCCTGCGACTACAAATGTGTTGTACGTGCACGGCTCCATTGATCCATGGCATCGATTGGGTTTGATCGAAAGCAACGATATCCACACGCCGACCATATTTATCGATGGAACAGCTCATTGTGCCAACATGTACGAACCTAAGGAGGATGATTTTCCGCAATTGAAGGCTGCACGTGTGCAGATCAATTCCTTTATCGGAAATTTACTCCAGGTAAGCTCGAGATAA
- the LOC128738938 gene encoding guanine nucleotide-binding protein subunit beta-1-like, with translation MNEIEALRAEAEQLKNAIRDARKAACDTSILQATSQLEAVGRIQLRTRRTLRGHLAKIYAMHWGSDSRYLVSASQDGKLIVWDSHTTNKVHAIPLRSSWVMTCAYAPSGNYVACGGLDNICSIYNLKTREGNVRIARELGGHTGYLSCCRFLDDNQIVTSSGDMSCALWDIETGQQATSFQGHSGDVMALSLAPQSKTFVSGACDATAKLWDIREGQCKQTFPGHESDINAVAFFPSGQAFATGSDDATCRLFDIRADQELAMYSHDNIICGITSVAFSKSGRLLLAGYDDFNCNVWDTMKAERAGILAGHDNRVSCLGVTDNGMAVATGSWDSFLRVWN, from the coding sequence ATGAACGAGATTGAAGCTTTAAGAGCTGAGGCAGAACAGCTGAAAAATGCTATTCGTGATGCTCGGAAGGCCGCCTGCGACACGTCCATCCTGCAGGCTACTAGCCAGCTTGAGGCTGTCGGTCGCATTCAACTTCGAACCCGGCGAACCCTTCGGGGGCATTTGGCTAAAATCTATGCTATGCACTGGGGCAGTGATTCGCGGTATTTGGTGTCTGCCTCGCAGGACGGAAAACttatcgtgtgggattcacatACAACCAACAAAGTTCACGCTATTCCGTTGCGATCTTCCTGGGTAATGACCTGTGCATATGCTCCATCCGGGAATTACGTTGCTTGCGGAGGGTTGGACAACATATGCTCGATATACAATTTGAAAACGCGTGAAGGAAACGTCAGAATCGCACGGGAATTGGGTGGCCATACAGGGTACCTATCttgttgcagatttttggaTGATAATCAGATTGTTACCAGCTCCGGAGATATGTCCTGTGCGTTGTGGGATATTGAAACCGGTCAACAGGCGACTTCATTCCAGGGCCACTCGGGAGACGTAATGGCCCTATCGCTAGCACCCCAAAGCAAAACTTTCGTTTCGGGAGCATGTGACGCAACTGCCAAATTGTGGGATATTCGTGAGGGCCAATGCAAGCAAACATTCCCGGGTCACGAAAGCGATATCAATGCGGTTGCTTTCTTCCCTAGTGGGCAGGCCTTCGCGACCGGTTCGGATGATGCCACCTGCCGGTTGTTCGACATCCGTGCCGATCAAGAGCTGGCCATGTATTCGCACGATAACATCATCTGCGGTATCACCTCGGTAGCGTTTTCGAAATCCGGCCGTTTGCTGCTGGCTGGTTATGATGACTTCAACTGCAACGTGTGGGACACCATGAAGGCGGAACGGGCCGGCATACTGGCCGGACATGACAACCGAGTCTCCTGTTTAGGTGTTACGGATAATGGAATGGCCGTTGCGACCGGATCCTGGGATTCGTTCCTGCGTGTttggaattag